The following proteins come from a genomic window of Pseudomonas sp. WJP1:
- a CDS encoding endonuclease/exonuclease/phosphatase family protein has translation MSRDSNQQAAGSVPLDSPTVIHRLRVLTVNTHKGFTALNRRFILPELREAVRSTSADLVFLQEVVGEHERHSSRYNDWPQTSQYEFLADSMWSDFAYGRNAVYPDGHHGNALLSKYPIREYRNLDVSITGPERRGLLHCVLDVPGHAEVHAICVHLSLLESHRQLQLQLLCQLLESLPDEAPVIIAGDFNDWQLQGNAALSRRDYLHEAFERHHGRPAKTYPARFPLLRLDRIYLRNASSHNPKILGHKPWTHLSDHLPLAVEVHL, from the coding sequence GTGAGCAGAGACTCTAATCAGCAGGCAGCAGGTTCAGTGCCGCTGGACAGCCCCACGGTCATCCATCGATTGCGCGTGCTCACGGTCAACACCCACAAAGGCTTCACCGCCCTCAACCGGCGCTTCATCCTCCCGGAATTGCGCGAAGCGGTACGCAGCACCTCAGCGGACCTGGTGTTCCTGCAGGAAGTCGTCGGTGAACATGAGCGCCATTCCTCGCGTTACAACGATTGGCCGCAAACCTCGCAGTACGAGTTTCTCGCCGACAGCATGTGGAGCGACTTCGCCTACGGGCGCAATGCGGTCTACCCCGACGGTCACCACGGCAATGCACTGCTGTCCAAATACCCGATCCGCGAATACCGTAACCTGGACGTCTCCATTACCGGCCCCGAGCGCCGGGGGCTTTTGCATTGCGTGCTGGACGTGCCGGGCCACGCCGAGGTGCATGCGATCTGCGTGCACCTGAGCCTGCTGGAAAGTCATCGCCAGTTGCAGTTGCAGTTGCTATGCCAGTTGCTCGAATCCTTGCCCGATGAAGCACCCGTGATCATTGCCGGCGACTTCAATGACTGGCAGCTGCAGGGCAACGCCGCCCTCTCGCGCCGCGACTACTTGCACGAAGCCTTCGAACGCCACCATGGCCGCCCGGCAAAAACCTACCCGGCGCGCTTCCCGCTGTTGCGCCTGGATCGGATCTACCTGCGCAATGCCAGTAGCCACAATCCGAAAATCCTCGGCCACAAGCCCTGGACACACCTGTCGGATCATTTGCCGTTGGCGGTAGAAGTACACCTGTAA
- a CDS encoding PIG-L deacetylase family protein, with product MKSVSISDSGCAEQIWNSAPQLANIPVIGTQSLLPPGARAVVIAPHPGDEVVTCGGLLQLLSATGHPLQLISVTDGSASHPGSQQWSEKRLSVFRSQESVEALRRLGLPMHSLKWIRGGFTDHTLAEHEQALTQFIARYLRPGDVVFSTWCEDGNSDHDAVGRASANAATIAGAVFTEIPVWAWHWPSRDSTLIPWHRARKVRLDTWTVARKSHATHAYASQLDGEPAVGIAPRLPRVLLERMRLPYEIVFV from the coding sequence ATGAAATCTGTGTCCATCAGTGACAGCGGCTGTGCAGAACAAATCTGGAACAGCGCCCCGCAACTGGCGAATATCCCGGTAATCGGTACCCAGTCCCTCCTCCCCCCCGGCGCCCGCGCCGTGGTGATCGCCCCCCATCCTGGCGACGAAGTGGTGACCTGCGGCGGTCTGCTGCAGTTGCTCAGCGCCACGGGCCACCCCTTGCAACTGATCTCGGTGACCGACGGCAGCGCCAGCCATCCAGGTTCGCAACAGTGGTCGGAGAAGCGCCTGAGCGTGTTCCGCTCCCAGGAAAGTGTCGAGGCCTTGCGCCGGCTCGGGTTGCCGATGCACAGCCTGAAATGGATACGTGGCGGCTTCACCGACCACACCCTGGCGGAGCATGAACAGGCGCTCACGCAATTCATCGCCCGTTATCTACGCCCGGGCGATGTGGTGTTCAGCACCTGGTGCGAGGATGGCAACAGCGACCATGACGCCGTCGGCCGCGCCAGCGCCAATGCTGCCACCATCGCCGGTGCCGTCTTCACTGAAATACCGGTCTGGGCCTGGCACTGGCCATCGCGAGACAGTACGTTGATCCCCTGGCACCGGGCACGCAAAGTGCGCCTGGACACCTGGACGGTGGCGCGCAAGAGCCACGCTACCCATGCTTACGCCAGTCAGCTCGATGGCGAGCCGGCCGTAGGGATTGCGCCACGGTTGCCGCGGGTGTTGCTGGAGCGGATGCGGTTGCCTTATGAGATTGTGTTTGTCTGA
- the glgX gene encoding glycogen debranching protein GlgX — protein MTRPKKETPPPRAEPSRIREGLPFPLGATWDGLGVNFALFSANATRVELCIFDDAGEVELERIELPEYTDEIYHGYLPDAHPGLIYGYRVYGPYDPANGHRFNPNKLLIDPYAKQLVGQLKWSEALFGYTIGHPDADLSFDERDSAPFVPKCKVIDPAHTWGHDHRVSVPWDKTIIYETHVRGFSMRHPAVPENLRGTFAGLMVDEVLEHIRKLGVSTVELLPIHAFVNDQHLLHKGMTNYWGYNSIAFFAPDPRYLASGKIAEFKEMVAHLHEANLEVILDVVYNHTAEGNEQGPTLSMRGIDNASYYRLMPEDKRFYINDSGTGNTLDLSHPCVLQMVTDSLRYWASEMHVDGFRFDLATILGRYHDGFDERHSFLVACRQDPVLRQVKLISEPWDCGPGGYQVGRFPPGWVEWNDKFRDTVRAFWKGDDGQLADFASRMTASGEMFNQRGRRPYSSLNFITAHDGFTLNDLVSYNDKHNEANDENNQDGSNNNLSWNHGVEGPTDDPQINALRHRQMRNFFATLLLAQGTPMLVAGDEFARTQEGNNNAYCQDSDIGWVNWDLSEDGKALLKFVKRLIKLRLSYPILRRGRFLVGNYNEDIGVKDVTWLAPDGSEMTTEHWHDAHNRCLGMLLDGRAQETGIRRKGADATLLLVVNAHHDIVNFLLPEVPDGGFWTCLIDTNQPSIRGQERFDFGREYSVTGRSLLLFELQREEEE, from the coding sequence ATGACCCGTCCCAAGAAAGAAACGCCGCCTCCCCGCGCCGAGCCGTCGCGCATCCGCGAAGGTCTGCCCTTTCCGCTCGGTGCAACCTGGGATGGCCTGGGGGTCAATTTCGCCCTGTTCTCGGCCAACGCCACCCGGGTCGAACTGTGCATCTTTGATGACGCCGGCGAAGTGGAACTCGAACGCATCGAACTGCCGGAATACACCGACGAGATTTACCACGGCTACCTGCCCGACGCCCATCCGGGGCTGATCTACGGCTACCGCGTGTACGGTCCGTATGACCCGGCCAACGGCCACCGTTTCAACCCCAACAAGCTGTTGATCGACCCCTACGCCAAACAATTGGTCGGTCAGTTGAAATGGTCCGAGGCCTTGTTCGGCTACACCATTGGCCACCCCGACGCCGACCTCAGTTTCGACGAACGCGACAGCGCGCCCTTCGTGCCCAAATGCAAGGTGATCGACCCGGCGCACACTTGGGGCCACGATCATCGGGTCAGCGTGCCATGGGACAAGACGATCATCTATGAAACCCACGTGCGCGGCTTCAGCATGCGCCACCCCGCCGTTCCCGAAAACCTGCGGGGGACCTTTGCCGGGCTGATGGTCGACGAAGTGCTCGAGCACATCCGCAAGCTGGGCGTATCGACCGTCGAGCTGCTGCCGATCCACGCCTTCGTCAACGACCAGCACCTGCTGCACAAAGGCATGACCAATTACTGGGGCTACAACAGCATCGCGTTCTTCGCCCCCGACCCGCGTTACCTGGCCAGCGGCAAGATCGCCGAGTTCAAGGAAATGGTCGCGCACCTGCACGAAGCCAACCTGGAAGTGATCCTCGACGTGGTCTACAACCACACCGCCGAGGGCAACGAACAAGGCCCGACCCTGTCCATGCGCGGCATCGACAACGCCTCCTATTACCGCTTGATGCCTGAGGACAAGCGCTTCTACATCAACGACTCCGGCACCGGCAACACCCTGGACCTGAGCCACCCCTGCGTATTGCAGATGGTCACCGACTCCCTGCGCTACTGGGCCTCGGAAATGCATGTGGATGGCTTCCGTTTCGACCTGGCGACCATCCTTGGGCGTTATCACGACGGTTTCGACGAGCGCCACAGCTTCCTCGTGGCCTGCCGCCAGGACCCGGTACTGCGCCAGGTCAAGCTGATCTCCGAGCCTTGGGATTGCGGGCCCGGCGGTTATCAGGTCGGCCGCTTTCCCCCGGGCTGGGTGGAATGGAACGACAAGTTTCGCGACACCGTGCGCGCGTTCTGGAAAGGCGACGACGGCCAGCTGGCGGACTTCGCCAGTCGCATGACCGCTTCCGGCGAGATGTTCAACCAGCGTGGCCGGCGGCCCTATTCATCGCTGAACTTCATCACCGCCCACGACGGTTTCACCCTCAACGACCTGGTGTCGTACAACGACAAGCACAACGAAGCCAACGACGAGAACAACCAGGATGGCAGCAACAACAACCTGTCCTGGAACCATGGCGTCGAAGGCCCCACCGACGACCCGCAGATCAACGCCCTGCGGCATCGTCAGATGCGCAATTTCTTTGCCACCTTGCTGCTGGCCCAGGGTACGCCAATGCTGGTGGCCGGCGATGAGTTCGCCCGGACCCAGGAAGGCAACAACAATGCCTATTGCCAGGACAGTGACATCGGCTGGGTCAACTGGGACCTGAGCGAAGACGGCAAGGCCCTGCTCAAGTTCGTCAAGCGCCTGATCAAGTTGCGCCTGAGCTATCCGATCCTGCGCCGCGGGCGCTTCCTGGTGGGCAACTACAACGAGGACATCGGCGTCAAGGACGTCACCTGGCTGGCGCCCGATGGCAGCGAAATGACCACCGAGCATTGGCACGATGCGCACAATCGCTGCCTGGGCATGTTGCTCGACGGGCGCGCCCAGGAAACCGGGATCCGTCGCAAAGGCGCGGATGCCACGCTGTTGCTGGTGGTCAACGCCCATCACGACATCGTCAACTTCCTCCTGCCGGAGGTACCCGACGGCGGCTTCTGGACGTGCCTGATCGACACCAATCAACCGTCCATACGCGGCCAGGAGCGCTTCGATTTCGGGCGCGAGTACTCGGTCACCGGGCGCTCGCTGCTGTTGTTCGAACTGCAGCGCGAGGAAGAGGAGTAA
- a CDS encoding DUF2934 domain-containing protein, protein MSTDDKRIREFAYQIWESEGKPEGQEARHWEMARKLAEAETLAPKKPAKVAASKPAVSKVGDGKLNGKAAAPKPKAKAKPAAASSVIPPGEKAAEKKPRAARKPPAV, encoded by the coding sequence ATGAGTACCGACGATAAACGCATCCGCGAGTTTGCCTATCAGATCTGGGAATCCGAAGGCAAACCCGAGGGCCAGGAAGCACGGCATTGGGAGATGGCGCGCAAACTGGCTGAAGCCGAAACCCTGGCACCGAAAAAGCCGGCAAAAGTGGCGGCGAGCAAGCCCGCCGTGAGTAAAGTCGGCGACGGCAAGCTCAATGGCAAGGCCGCAGCGCCAAAACCCAAGGCCAAAGCCAAGCCGGCTGCTGCCTCTTCGGTGATTCCGCCGGGGGAAAAAGCCGCCGAGAAAAAACCTCGCGCCGCGCGAAAACCGCCCGCCGTCTAA
- a CDS encoding malto-oligosyltrehalose synthase, translating to MSPVAVGPLRATLRLQFHKGFTLDDAVPLVPYFARLGISHVYASPLLSARAGSMHGYDVVAPTNVNPELGGEPALRRLVSALRGQDMGLILDIVSNHMAVGGNDNPWWLDLLEWGRLSPYGEFFDIQWHSPDPLMEGQLLLPFLGSDYGIALQDGTLALRFNAQRGAFHVEHYDHHFPICPSHYGELLKADAEPLKLLAERFSTLSYQTDAHGLATPLKEELRELASDPAILQAIEQNLKAYDSQTGEGFQNLHNLLERQSYRLASWRTAADDINWRRFFDINELGGLRVERPAVFEATHAKIFQLVAQGLVDGLRIDHIDGLADPRGYCRKLRRRVDSLAPGRHLPIYVEKILGEGETLHRDWSVDGTTGYEFMNQLSLLQHDPAGEHALGELWHRYSERPADFRQEAQLARQQILNGSLAGDFESVAQALLQVARDDLMTRDLTLGAIRRALQELIVHFSVYRTYIGALGRSAQDEVFFQQAMEGARQTLGEADWPVLECLAGWLGGERWRKRPAGRLRKRLKHACVRFQQLTSPAAAKAVEDTAFYRSAVLLSRNDVGFSTEQFSAPVADFHAACLQRLEPFPDNLLATATHDHKRGEDTRARLAVLSERSQWYVEQIGLWRALARPLRDDDQMPSAGDELILYQALLGSWPLDLRADDPSALEDYAQRISQWQRKALREAKLQSSWSTPNEAYEQASESFARRLLLGPEGELLRNALGKAARTIALPGALNGLAQTLLRMTVPGVPDLYQGNDFWDFTMVDPDNRRPVDYASRQQALQHPLDLPGLLEQWRDGRIKQALIARTLNTRAEHAELFRRGTYQALEVIGSQANRVLGFVREWEGIRAIVIVPIRCSALLENSAVPHVDAPQWGDTRVSLTFTVADENLKGLFSSVAVTKNRELMISAALGDFPVNLFIQATHI from the coding sequence ATGAGCCCGGTCGCTGTCGGGCCGCTACGGGCCACCCTGCGGCTGCAATTTCACAAAGGCTTTACCCTCGACGACGCCGTGCCGCTGGTGCCCTACTTCGCCCGTCTCGGCATCAGCCATGTCTACGCCTCACCGCTACTGAGCGCCCGCGCCGGCTCCATGCACGGCTATGACGTGGTGGCCCCGACCAACGTCAACCCGGAATTGGGCGGTGAACCGGCGCTGCGCCGCCTGGTCAGCGCGCTGCGCGGCCAGGACATGGGGCTGATCCTCGACATCGTCTCCAACCACATGGCGGTCGGCGGCAACGACAACCCCTGGTGGCTGGACTTGCTGGAGTGGGGTCGCCTGAGCCCGTACGGCGAGTTCTTCGATATCCAGTGGCACTCGCCCGACCCCTTGATGGAAGGCCAGTTGCTGTTGCCGTTCCTCGGTAGCGACTACGGCATCGCTTTGCAGGACGGCACCCTGGCGTTGCGTTTCAATGCCCAGCGCGGCGCCTTTCATGTCGAGCATTACGATCATCACTTTCCGATATGCCCCAGCCATTACGGCGAGCTGCTCAAGGCCGATGCCGAGCCGCTCAAGTTACTGGCAGAGCGCTTCAGCACCTTGAGCTATCAGACGGATGCCCACGGCCTGGCGACGCCCTTGAAGGAAGAGTTGCGCGAACTGGCCAGCGATCCCGCGATACTGCAGGCCATTGAACAAAACCTCAAAGCCTACGACTCGCAGACCGGCGAGGGTTTCCAAAACCTGCACAACTTGCTGGAACGCCAGAGTTACCGTCTCGCCAGTTGGCGCACCGCCGCGGACGACATCAACTGGCGGCGTTTTTTCGATATCAACGAACTGGGCGGTTTGCGCGTCGAGCGTCCAGCGGTGTTCGAGGCAACCCACGCGAAGATTTTCCAGTTGGTGGCGCAAGGGCTGGTCGACGGGTTGCGCATCGACCACATCGACGGCCTCGCCGACCCACGGGGCTACTGCCGCAAACTGCGGCGGCGCGTCGACAGCCTGGCGCCCGGCCGGCACCTGCCGATCTATGTCGAAAAAATCCTTGGCGAAGGCGAAACCCTGCACCGCGACTGGTCGGTGGATGGCACCACCGGCTACGAATTCATGAACCAGTTGTCGCTGCTGCAACACGACCCCGCAGGTGAGCACGCCCTGGGCGAACTCTGGCACCGGTACAGCGAGCGTCCGGCCGACTTCCGCCAGGAAGCCCAACTGGCGCGTCAGCAGATTCTCAATGGCTCGCTGGCCGGGGATTTCGAAAGCGTGGCCCAGGCTTTGTTGCAAGTGGCCCGGGATGACCTGATGACCCGCGACCTCACGCTGGGCGCGATCCGTCGAGCGCTGCAGGAGCTGATCGTGCACTTCTCGGTGTATCGCACCTACATCGGCGCCCTTGGGCGTTCGGCGCAGGACGAGGTGTTTTTCCAGCAAGCCATGGAAGGCGCCCGGCAAACCCTTGGCGAGGCCGACTGGCCAGTGCTCGAATGCCTGGCGGGGTGGCTAGGGGGCGAGCGCTGGCGAAAACGCCCGGCTGGCCGCCTGCGCAAACGGCTCAAGCATGCCTGCGTGCGTTTTCAACAGCTGACTTCACCCGCCGCCGCAAAGGCCGTGGAAGACACCGCGTTCTATCGCTCGGCGGTGCTGCTGTCGCGCAATGACGTCGGCTTCAGCACCGAGCAATTCAGTGCCCCGGTGGCTGATTTCCATGCCGCTTGCCTGCAGCGCCTGGAACCGTTTCCCGACAACCTGCTGGCCACCGCGACCCACGATCACAAGCGTGGCGAAGATACCCGCGCGCGCCTGGCGGTCTTGAGTGAACGCAGTCAATGGTACGTCGAGCAGATCGGCCTCTGGCGCGCCCTCGCCCGGCCCTTGCGTGACGACGATCAGATGCCGTCGGCGGGCGATGAGTTGATTCTCTATCAGGCACTGCTGGGCAGTTGGCCGCTGGACCTGCGCGCTGACGACCCATCGGCCCTGGAGGACTACGCGCAACGCATCAGCCAATGGCAACGCAAAGCCCTGCGCGAAGCCAAGCTGCAAAGCAGCTGGAGTACACCCAATGAAGCGTACGAACAAGCCAGCGAGAGCTTTGCCCGGCGCCTGCTGTTGGGCCCGGAAGGCGAATTGCTGCGCAACGCCCTCGGCAAGGCAGCCCGCACGATTGCCTTGCCTGGCGCCCTCAACGGATTGGCGCAAACCTTGCTGCGCATGACCGTACCGGGCGTGCCGGACCTCTATCAGGGCAACGACTTCTGGGACTTCACGATGGTCGATCCGGACAACCGCCGGCCGGTGGATTACGCCAGCCGCCAACAGGCCTTGCAGCATCCCCTGGATCTGCCTGGCTTGTTGGAGCAATGGCGTGACGGGCGCATCAAGCAAGCCTTGATTGCGCGGACTTTAAACACCCGTGCCGAGCACGCCGAGCTGTTTCGACGCGGGACTTACCAGGCGCTCGAAGTCATCGGCAGCCAGGCCAATCGGGTGCTCGGTTTTGTCCGTGAGTGGGAGGGTATCCGCGCCATCGTCATCGTGCCGATCCGTTGTTCGGCACTGCTGGAAAACAGTGCCGTGCCCCACGTGGACGCGCCGCAGTGGGGCGATACCCGGGTCAGCTTGACGTTCACAGTCGCCGACGAAAATCTGAAGGGACTTTTTTCAAGCGTCGCAGTCACAAAAAACAGGGAGCTGATGATCAGCGCCGCGCTGGGGGACTTCCCGGTCAATCTCTTTATCCAGGCTACACACATTTGA
- the malQ gene encoding 4-alpha-glucanotransferase, which translates to MSDAQLEILATRAGLAVDWIDANGRPQKVAPSVLRNVLTGLGHPAGSAQEIDASLLELQQVQQTRHLPPLITADVGVGLNLAHFFEPLTPCEIHLEDGSQLSLKLDAEAVLPGLIPVGYQHVNIDGQSFTLAVAPARCYSVGDAVDSPIPRAWGLSVQLYALRRAGDGGFGDTQALEDLARVAGERGAEALAISPLHAMFASDTQRYSPYSPSSRLFLNSLYCAPGAILGERALRTAIDATGLAAELKHLEEQPLINWPAAAEAKHRLLQALYDGFVHGEHPLHADFSSFRHAGGEALENHCRFEAIQEARAVRGESLDWREWPQQWRNPRSAALAEFAEENSTRIGFFAFCQWLIARCLERAQAAARSSGMGIGLIADLAVGADGGGSQAWSRQDELLASLTVGAPPDILNRTGQGWGISAFSPEGLVRNGFRAFIEMLRANFAHAGGLRIDHVMGLQRLWVIPNGASPADGAYLYYPLDDLLRLLTLESHRHQAIVLGEDLGTVPDGLREKLSARAILGMRVLLFEQDNTHFKPILDWPDNALATTSTHDLPTLNGWWHGRDIDWNARLGLVDASAEIEWRQHREREREGLRRALSQDPQNFREESHETDQVLDASVRFLGHTRAPLVLLPLEDALGIEQQANLPGTIDTHPNWSRRLPGNSEALLDGPDAARRLELLACARLQAAERDQ; encoded by the coding sequence ATGAGTGATGCGCAACTGGAAATCCTCGCCACCCGGGCTGGCCTGGCAGTCGACTGGATCGACGCCAATGGTCGCCCGCAGAAAGTCGCGCCTTCGGTGCTGCGCAACGTCCTCACCGGACTCGGCCACCCGGCCGGCAGCGCCCAGGAAATCGACGCCAGCCTGCTCGAACTGCAACAGGTACAACAGACCCGGCACCTGCCGCCACTGATCACCGCCGATGTCGGCGTCGGTCTCAACCTGGCGCATTTTTTCGAGCCGCTGACACCCTGCGAGATTCATCTCGAAGATGGCTCGCAACTCAGTCTCAAACTGGATGCCGAGGCCGTTCTGCCGGGGCTGATTCCGGTGGGTTACCAACACGTCAACATCGACGGGCAAAGCTTTACCCTGGCCGTCGCGCCCGCCCGCTGCTACAGCGTGGGCGATGCGGTGGACAGCCCGATCCCGCGCGCCTGGGGACTGAGCGTGCAGTTGTACGCCTTGCGCCGTGCCGGCGATGGCGGTTTTGGTGACACCCAGGCGCTGGAAGACCTGGCGCGCGTGGCGGGTGAACGCGGCGCCGAAGCACTGGCGATCAGTCCGCTGCATGCCATGTTTGCCAGCGATACCCAGCGCTACAGTCCCTATTCGCCTTCAAGCCGTCTGTTTCTCAATAGCCTGTATTGCGCGCCCGGGGCGATTCTCGGTGAGCGCGCGCTGCGTACCGCGATCGATGCCACGGGCCTTGCCGCCGAACTCAAGCACCTGGAAGAACAACCACTGATCAACTGGCCAGCCGCCGCCGAAGCCAAGCATCGGCTGTTGCAGGCGCTGTACGACGGTTTCGTGCACGGCGAACATCCGCTGCATGCCGACTTCAGCAGCTTTCGCCATGCCGGCGGTGAAGCGCTGGAAAATCATTGCCGCTTCGAGGCCATTCAAGAGGCCCGCGCCGTGCGAGGCGAAAGCCTCGACTGGCGTGAGTGGCCGCAGCAGTGGCGCAACCCGCGCAGCGCCGCCCTGGCCGAATTCGCCGAAGAAAATTCCACACGCATCGGCTTCTTCGCCTTCTGCCAGTGGCTGATCGCCCGTTGCCTGGAGCGCGCGCAAGCGGCCGCCCGCAGCAGCGGCATGGGCATTGGCCTGATTGCCGACCTGGCCGTCGGTGCCGATGGCGGTGGCAGCCAGGCCTGGAGTCGCCAGGATGAACTGCTCGCCTCCCTCACCGTTGGCGCGCCACCGGACATTCTCAACCGCACCGGCCAAGGCTGGGGAATCTCCGCGTTTTCCCCCGAAGGCCTGGTGCGCAACGGCTTTCGCGCGTTCATCGAAATGCTGCGCGCCAACTTCGCCCATGCTGGTGGCCTGCGGATCGACCATGTCATGGGCCTGCAACGGTTGTGGGTGATCCCAAATGGCGCATCGCCTGCCGATGGCGCTTATTTGTATTACCCGCTTGACGACTTGCTGCGCCTGCTGACCCTCGAGTCCCATCGCCACCAGGCCATCGTCCTCGGCGAAGACCTGGGCACGGTGCCGGACGGTCTACGGGAAAAACTCAGCGCCCGTGCGATCCTCGGCATGCGCGTGTTGCTGTTCGAACAGGACAACACGCACTTCAAGCCGATCCTCGACTGGCCGGACAACGCCCTGGCCACCACCAGCACCCACGACCTGCCCACCCTCAATGGCTGGTGGCACGGCCGCGATATCGACTGGAATGCCCGCCTCGGCCTGGTGGATGCCAGCGCTGAAATCGAGTGGCGCCAGCATCGCGAGCGCGAGCGCGAAGGCCTGCGCCGGGCCTTGAGCCAGGATCCGCAAAACTTTCGCGAAGAGTCCCACGAAACCGACCAGGTCCTCGACGCCAGTGTGCGTTTCCTCGGCCACACCCGCGCGCCGCTGGTCCTGCTGCCGCTGGAGGATGCCCTGGGCATCGAGCAGCAGGCCAACCTGCCCGGCACCATCGATACCCACCCCAACTGGTCCCGTCGCCTGCCCGGCAACAGCGAAGCCTTGCTCGATGGCCCGGACGCCGCCCGACGCCTGGAACTGCTCGCCTGCGCGCGACTCCAGGCGGCCGAGCGTGACCAATGA
- the treZ gene encoding malto-oligosyltrehalose trehalohydrolase: MPLRTLETWPHGAIKLDPQNTRFALWAPDAFYVSVELENGQSLPLLPQADGWFVINTRCPAGTRYRYSIDGELEVPDPASRAQAGDIDQHSVVVDPLAYPWRHSTWLGRPWNTAVIYELHVGALGGFLAVEQHLAHLVELGVTAIELMPIAQFPGERNWGYDGVLIYAPQASYGTPEELKHLIDTAHGLGLAVLLDVVYNHFGPDGNYLHRYAKGFFREDQHTPWGAAIDFRRREVRDFFIDNALMWLLEYRFDGLRLDAVHAIEDPDFLQELAQRVRQQTDPSRHVWLVVENEHNQASLLEQGYDAQWNDDGHNALHVLLTGETDAYYADYANNPTEQLARCLSQGFVFQGHLNRHGEARGEPSGHLPPSAFVLFLQNHDQIGNRAFGERLHQLAHPDALKAATALLLLSPMIPLMFMGDEFAAEQPFLFFTSHHGELAELVREGRRNEFAAFSAFADPHKREQIPDPNAPQTFEASRPALTVSEPSAMYELYRHLLQIRHRHIVPNLPGTRARNAQVLGVGAVSASWRLGDGSQLRIDLNLSDTPLRHTSPVNASLLFEHPPGSGQQLDQGTLPPYCALVSLTAAAPLLPLDGERQ, translated from the coding sequence ATGCCGTTACGGACCCTTGAGACCTGGCCCCACGGCGCAATCAAACTGGACCCGCAAAACACGCGATTCGCGTTGTGGGCACCGGATGCGTTCTACGTCAGTGTCGAACTGGAAAATGGACAGTCCTTGCCGTTGTTGCCTCAGGCCGACGGCTGGTTCGTGATCAACACCCGCTGCCCGGCGGGTACGCGATACCGCTACAGCATCGATGGCGAACTGGAGGTGCCCGACCCGGCCTCCCGCGCCCAGGCCGGGGACATCGACCAGCACAGCGTGGTGGTCGACCCGTTGGCCTACCCATGGCGGCACAGCACCTGGCTGGGACGCCCGTGGAACACAGCTGTGATCTACGAGTTGCACGTGGGTGCCCTCGGCGGCTTCCTGGCCGTCGAGCAACACCTGGCGCACCTGGTGGAGCTTGGGGTCACCGCGATTGAGTTGATGCCGATTGCGCAGTTTCCCGGCGAGCGCAACTGGGGCTACGACGGGGTGCTGATCTATGCACCCCAGGCCTCCTATGGCACGCCCGAAGAGCTAAAGCACCTGATCGACACCGCCCATGGCCTTGGCCTGGCGGTGCTGCTCGACGTGGTCTACAACCATTTCGGGCCGGATGGCAATTACCTGCATCGCTACGCCAAGGGCTTCTTCCGCGAAGACCAGCACACGCCCTGGGGGGCGGCCATCGATTTTCGTCGACGCGAGGTGCGCGACTTCTTCATCGACAACGCCTTGATGTGGTTGCTGGAGTACCGCTTCGACGGCTTGCGCCTGGACGCGGTGCATGCCATCGAAGACCCGGACTTTCTCCAGGAGCTGGCCCAGCGGGTGCGCCAGCAGACCGACCCGTCGCGCCATGTATGGCTGGTGGTGGAAAACGAACATAACCAGGCCAGCCTGCTCGAACAGGGCTATGACGCGCAGTGGAACGATGACGGCCATAACGCTTTGCACGTGCTGCTGACCGGCGAGACCGATGCCTATTACGCCGACTATGCAAACAACCCCACCGAACAACTGGCCCGCTGCCTGAGCCAGGGCTTCGTGTTCCAGGGCCACCTTAATCGCCATGGCGAAGCGCGCGGCGAGCCCAGTGGGCATTTGCCCCCCAGCGCGTTCGTGCTGTTCTTGCAGAATCACGACCAGATCGGCAACCGCGCCTTTGGTGAGCGCCTGCATCAACTGGCCCACCCCGACGCTTTGAAAGCGGCGACGGCGCTGTTGCTGCTGTCACCGATGATCCCCCTGATGTTCATGGGCGACGAGTTCGCCGCCGAGCAACCGTTCCTGTTTTTCACCAGCCACCACGGCGAACTGGCAGAGTTGGTGCGCGAAGGACGGCGCAATGAATTTGCCGCGTTCAGCGCGTTTGCCGACCCGCATAAACGCGAACAGATTCCCGATCCCAACGCGCCACAGACCTTCGAAGCGTCACGCCCTGCCCTCACCGTCAGCGAACCCTCGGCGATGTATGAGCTTTATCGCCACCTGTTGCAGATCCGTCATCGGCACATCGTCCCGAACTTGCCTGGCACCCGGGCGCGCAATGCCCAGGTGCTGGGCGTTGGTGCGGTGAGCGCATCATGGCGCCTGGGCGATGGCAGCCAGTTGCGCATCGACCTCAACCTCAGCGACACACCGCTACGCCACACCTCACCGGTGAACGCCAGCTTGCTGTTCGAACACCCGCCCGGGTCTGGCCAACAGCTGGATCAAGGCACCTTGCCCCCGTATTGCGCGCTGGTCAGCCTCACGGCCGCGGCCCCTTTGCTACCCCTTGATGGAGAGCGCCAATGA